Proteins found in one Salinimonas lutimaris genomic segment:
- a CDS encoding LysR family transcriptional regulator, translating to MIDRQHLRIIAQIDKQGTLTGAAQALHLTQSALSHAIKRLESHFDTPLWKKDGRKLRLTQAGLAVLSLAERVLPQFDYAEKQLREIAAGNRGTLRIGMECHPCYQWLLKVVEPFLRNFPDVDVDVRQEFKFGGLHALHGFEIDLLLTPDPLLLDTITYLPVFSYEQVLVMPACHPLADQTFLQPQQLSNETLISYPVEPSRLDIFNQFLTPAGCGVRQHKVIETTEIMLQMVSAGRGVAALPHWLALEYAGQLGLATCRLGEHGIQKSLHIGYRKAEQPDGFFNAFIDMAKAVGQDYAPN from the coding sequence ATGATCGACCGGCAACATCTGCGTATTATTGCGCAAATTGATAAACAGGGCACCCTGACCGGAGCGGCTCAGGCGCTGCACCTGACCCAGTCGGCATTAAGCCATGCTATTAAACGGCTGGAAAGCCACTTTGATACCCCTTTATGGAAAAAGGACGGCCGTAAACTACGCCTGACTCAGGCTGGGCTGGCAGTCTTGTCTCTGGCCGAGCGGGTGTTGCCACAATTTGACTATGCCGAAAAACAGTTACGTGAGATTGCTGCTGGCAATCGGGGGACGTTACGTATCGGCATGGAATGCCATCCTTGCTATCAGTGGCTGCTCAAAGTGGTTGAACCCTTTTTGCGAAACTTCCCGGATGTGGATGTGGATGTTCGCCAGGAATTTAAATTCGGCGGCTTGCATGCTCTGCACGGCTTTGAAATTGATTTGCTGCTCACCCCTGATCCGCTGTTGCTGGACACCATCACCTATTTGCCGGTTTTCAGTTATGAGCAGGTACTGGTGATGCCCGCCTGCCACCCACTGGCTGACCAGACTTTTTTGCAACCGCAACAGTTGAGTAATGAAACCCTTATCTCTTACCCGGTGGAGCCTTCCAGGCTGGATATTTTTAATCAGTTTCTGACTCCCGCAGGGTGCGGGGTCAGACAACACAAGGTGATAGAAACCACGGAAATTATGTTGCAGATGGTCAGTGCCGGGCGCGGTGTAGCCGCTCTGCCCCACTGGCTGGCACTGGAATATGCCGGACAACTCGGGCTGGCGACCTGCCGGCTGGGCGAACACGGCATTCAGAAATCACTGCATATCGGTTATCGCAAAGCAGAGCAGCCAGACGGCTTTTTCAATGCTTTTATCGACATGGCCAAAGCGGTGGGCCAGGACTATGCGCCAAACTGA
- a CDS encoding SulP family inorganic anion transporter — protein sequence MKSELSFKDLSSDLPASVVVFFVALPLCLGIALASGAPLFSGVIAGIIGGIIVGFASGSRLGVSGPAAGLAVIVFDAITSLGSWEVFLCAVVLAGVFQIALGYMRAGIVAYFFPTSVITGMLTGIGLLIILKQIPYLFGWHADFLGEESFSQLNGENTFSAIEHAISAISPTVLMISGVSLVLLVLWDSYLSKQHKIFRLLQGPIVVVMLGIVFSVALKQAGSGLGADQLVSLPVITSMDSFLSEMTFPAFSEMFRADVLGVALVMAAVASIETLLSVEATDKLDPARNTTPTNRELKAQGLGNIASGLVGGLPVTQVIVRSSANIAFGAKSKLSTIMHGGFLAIAVFAAAALLNLIPLASLAAVLIVVGYKLAKPATFKLMYKAGWEQFVPFATTVAVMLVTDLLTGVITGVVVSLVFSLKHSYKNAFEAGQSEQQESGVHHIVMAENVSFFNKPRILKKLNSIPHDSRVILDFSKSKSVAHDVAEMVKEFVSQADSRNIRVETVQFESNRT from the coding sequence ATGAAATCAGAGTTATCGTTTAAAGACTTAAGCAGCGATTTACCCGCCAGTGTGGTGGTATTTTTTGTTGCCTTGCCATTGTGCCTGGGCATTGCCCTGGCCTCTGGTGCGCCACTGTTTTCCGGTGTTATTGCCGGTATTATCGGTGGCATTATCGTGGGGTTTGCCAGTGGCTCAAGGCTGGGTGTAAGTGGCCCGGCAGCGGGTCTGGCAGTCATTGTATTTGATGCGATTACATCGCTGGGCAGCTGGGAAGTCTTTTTATGTGCCGTGGTACTGGCGGGAGTGTTTCAGATTGCTCTGGGATACATGCGCGCCGGTATTGTTGCGTATTTTTTTCCGACCTCAGTGATTACCGGCATGCTGACCGGGATCGGGCTGCTGATTATTCTCAAGCAGATTCCGTATCTGTTTGGCTGGCACGCTGATTTTCTGGGCGAAGAGTCCTTTTCTCAGCTAAACGGTGAGAATACTTTCAGCGCTATTGAGCACGCGATTTCGGCAATCTCTCCTACTGTGCTGATGATATCCGGTGTGTCGCTGGTACTGTTGGTGCTGTGGGACAGCTACCTAAGCAAACAACACAAGATCTTCCGCCTGTTACAAGGACCGATCGTAGTGGTGATGCTGGGGATTGTTTTCAGCGTGGCGCTAAAGCAGGCCGGCTCAGGGCTGGGAGCAGACCAGCTGGTATCACTGCCGGTGATTACCTCAATGGATTCGTTTCTCAGTGAAATGACCTTTCCTGCGTTTAGTGAGATGTTCCGTGCGGATGTACTGGGTGTGGCACTGGTGATGGCGGCAGTCGCATCCATTGAAACCCTGCTCAGTGTAGAAGCCACCGACAAGCTGGATCCGGCGCGCAACACCACGCCGACCAACCGCGAGCTCAAGGCACAAGGACTGGGCAATATTGCGTCTGGTCTGGTTGGCGGCCTGCCGGTTACCCAGGTGATTGTACGCAGCTCGGCCAACATTGCGTTTGGGGCGAAAAGTAAGTTGTCGACGATTATGCATGGTGGCTTTCTGGCCATTGCGGTATTTGCCGCGGCAGCGCTGTTAAACCTGATTCCGCTGGCATCACTGGCGGCTGTACTAATTGTGGTTGGCTATAAGCTGGCTAAGCCTGCTACCTTTAAGCTGATGTACAAAGCGGGCTGGGAGCAGTTTGTGCCATTTGCTACAACGGTGGCGGTTATGCTGGTAACCGACTTGTTGACCGGCGTGATAACCGGTGTGGTGGTCAGTCTGGTGTTCAGCCTCAAACACAGCTACAAAAATGCGTTTGAAGCCGGCCAGTCAGAACAGCAGGAAAGTGGCGTTCACCATATCGTGATGGCGGAGAATGTGTCGTTTTTTAATAAACCACGGATTCTTAAAAAGCTGAACTCTATTCCGCATGATTCCAGAGTTATTCTGGATTTCTCCAAGTCCAAGTCTGTTGCCCATGATGTGGCTGAAATGGTGAAGGAATTTGTGAGTCAGGCCGATAGCCGTAACATTCGCGTAGAAACCGTACAATTTGAAAGCAATCGGACGTAA
- the metA gene encoding homoserine O-acetyltransferase MetA, with amino-acid sequence MPIRIPEQLPAQDVLSGENIFTMDSLRAASQEIRPLEVGILNLMPNKIETEVQLLRLLSNTPLQINVDLIRIDDQAPKNTPQSHMDSFYHDFSSVENKKYDGLIVTGAPLAHLEYQDVKYWESMTHILDWAERNVQSTLYLCWAAHAAMYHYYDVTRTLRQSKLFGVFEHRVLDSHNELLRGFDPVFYAPHSRFGHIETASYNGIEGLQVIAEADVAGAYIAASQDKRKVFVTGHPEYDPETLNDEYYRDIEAGNNPDVPVNYYPDNDPSQPPMVRWRSHGSLLFTNWLNYFVYQNTPYDLNLLADGSSLRKR; translated from the coding sequence ATGCCGATTCGTATACCCGAACAACTCCCCGCTCAGGACGTTCTGTCAGGAGAGAATATCTTTACGATGGACAGCCTGCGTGCTGCCAGCCAGGAAATACGTCCGCTTGAAGTGGGTATTCTTAATCTGATGCCCAATAAGATTGAAACAGAAGTTCAGTTACTGCGGCTATTGTCTAACACCCCGTTGCAAATCAATGTGGATCTTATCCGTATTGATGACCAGGCACCCAAAAACACGCCGCAATCTCACATGGATTCGTTCTATCATGACTTTTCCAGTGTGGAGAATAAAAAATACGACGGGTTGATTGTGACCGGTGCGCCGCTGGCGCACCTGGAATATCAGGATGTGAAATACTGGGAGAGTATGACGCATATCCTTGACTGGGCAGAGCGCAATGTGCAGTCTACGTTATATTTGTGCTGGGCAGCACATGCGGCCATGTATCATTATTATGATGTCACCCGCACATTGCGGCAAAGCAAGCTGTTTGGGGTGTTTGAACATCGTGTACTGGACTCGCATAATGAACTGCTGCGCGGCTTTGATCCGGTGTTTTACGCGCCGCACTCTCGCTTTGGACATATTGAGACGGCCAGCTATAACGGCATTGAAGGGCTTCAGGTAATTGCCGAGGCAGACGTGGCTGGTGCTTACATTGCCGCGTCTCAGGATAAACGAAAAGTCTTTGTGACCGGCCACCCTGAGTATGATCCTGAAACGCTCAATGATGAATACTACCGGGACATCGAAGCCGGTAACAATCCGGATGTGCCGGTTAACTATTATCCGGATAATGATCCAAGCCAGCCACCGATGGTACGCTGGCGCTCACATGGCAGCCTGCTGTTTACCAACTGGCTGAATTATTTTGTGTATCAGAATACACCGTACGATTTGAATTTACTGGCCGACGGTTCGTCGCTAAGAAAGAGGTAA
- the ppnP gene encoding pyrimidine/purine nucleoside phosphorylase, whose amino-acid sequence MAFTVNSYFDDQVRSIAFDSANGPCTSGVMAAGEYTFETSKHEVMKVMEGEMTILLPGNSEWQTFPAGTEFTIDANQSFDVKTSTPTAYLCFYS is encoded by the coding sequence ATGGCATTTACAGTAAACAGTTACTTTGATGATCAGGTGCGCTCTATTGCTTTTGACAGCGCCAATGGCCCATGTACATCTGGGGTAATGGCGGCTGGTGAATATACGTTTGAAACATCAAAGCACGAAGTTATGAAAGTGATGGAAGGAGAGATGACCATATTATTGCCAGGTAACAGCGAGTGGCAGACTTTTCCGGCCGGCACTGAGTTCACCATTGATGCCAACCAGTCGTTTGATGTAAAAACCAGCACGCCCACCGCGTACCTGTGTTTTTATAGCTAA
- a CDS encoding chemotaxis protein CheW, producing MNEERANNSPDNDQVLQWVTYRLGDETYGINVMQVQEVLRYTEIAPVPGAPDYVLGIINLRGNVVTVIDTRARFGLPPSDVTDNTRIVIIESDEQVVGILVDSVAEVVYLKTSEIDSAPNVGTEESAKFIQGVSNRDGELLILVDLNKLLTDDEWDELSNF from the coding sequence ATGAACGAAGAAAGAGCAAATAATTCACCCGATAATGATCAGGTTTTGCAGTGGGTTACCTACCGGCTGGGAGATGAAACCTACGGCATAAACGTCATGCAGGTGCAGGAAGTATTGCGCTATACCGAAATTGCTCCGGTGCCGGGCGCACCGGATTATGTACTGGGTATTATCAACCTGCGTGGCAACGTGGTGACCGTTATTGATACCCGGGCCCGGTTTGGCTTACCACCCAGTGATGTGACCGATAACACCCGCATTGTGATCATCGAGTCAGATGAACAGGTTGTCGGCATTCTGGTCGATAGCGTGGCTGAGGTGGTTTACCTTAAAACATCTGAAATTGACAGCGCGCCGAATGTGGGTACCGAGGAAAGTGCCAAGTTTATTCAGGGCGTCAGCAATCGCGATGGCGAGCTGCTTATTCTGGTTGATTTAAATAAGCTTCTGACTGACGATGAATGGGATGAGCTGTCCAACTTTTAG
- a CDS encoding DUF2802 domain-containing protein, protein MIDFMDASQLSVIALALAAIVLVLVIALAIQVRTNRQHQTQQHDAVLQQLTRVEEQQHNLNHQIEEQQHRALVQGRHLQQLQTGQGELENQIRDVKLQDPSMRLYQRGAELVKQGATVEEVMEACDIPRAEAELIVTIHQNDGSSA, encoded by the coding sequence GTGATTGATTTTATGGATGCATCCCAACTCTCTGTCATCGCGTTGGCGTTAGCGGCTATCGTGCTGGTTCTGGTGATTGCACTGGCTATTCAGGTGAGGACTAACCGGCAGCATCAGACGCAACAACATGATGCTGTGCTACAGCAGCTCACCCGGGTTGAAGAGCAGCAGCATAACCTGAACCACCAGATTGAAGAGCAGCAACATCGTGCACTGGTGCAGGGCCGCCATCTTCAGCAGCTGCAAACCGGCCAGGGAGAGCTGGAAAACCAAATCAGGGATGTCAAACTCCAGGATCCTTCCATGCGGCTTTATCAGCGCGGCGCGGAACTGGTGAAGCAGGGCGCAACGGTAGAAGAGGTGATGGAAGCCTGCGATATTCCCCGCGCTGAAGCCGAGTTGATTGTCACAATACATCAAAACGACGGGTCCTCTGCCTGA
- a CDS encoding carbonic anhydrase, which produces MRHVIKGVEKFQKDVFPGKRETFQKLATGQNPEVLFITCADSRIDPNLVTQTEPGELFICRNAGNIVPPHSNNTGGMTASIEFAVAALGVSHIVVCGHSDCGAMKGALAPEKLDSLPHVKEWLGHCRCAAEVLKEKHGELSADNLDELTRENVLQQLQHLKTHPAVAAKIATGQVTLHGWMYDIETGDVLAYNEASKQFENVEDAYAE; this is translated from the coding sequence ATGAGACATGTCATCAAAGGCGTTGAGAAATTTCAGAAAGATGTCTTCCCGGGCAAACGGGAAACCTTTCAGAAACTGGCCACTGGTCAAAACCCGGAAGTATTGTTTATCACCTGTGCAGATTCACGCATCGATCCTAACCTGGTGACCCAGACTGAACCGGGTGAACTGTTTATCTGCCGTAATGCCGGTAACATCGTGCCGCCGCACAGTAATAATACCGGTGGTATGACCGCATCCATTGAGTTTGCTGTTGCTGCGCTGGGTGTTAGCCATATTGTCGTGTGCGGCCACTCAGACTGTGGTGCGATGAAAGGGGCGCTGGCGCCTGAAAAGCTGGACAGCCTGCCGCATGTTAAAGAGTGGCTGGGCCACTGCCGCTGCGCTGCAGAAGTCCTTAAAGAAAAACACGGTGAACTGAGCGCTGATAATCTTGACGAGCTGACCCGTGAAAATGTTTTACAGCAGTTGCAGCATTTAAAAACTCACCCGGCTGTTGCGGCAAAAATCGCTACCGGTCAGGTGACCCTACATGGCTGGATGTATGACATCGAAACCGGTGATGTTCTGGCGTACAACGAAGCCAGCAAGCAGTTTGAAAATGTGGAAGATGCTTACGCTGAGTAA
- a CDS encoding DUF938 domain-containing protein, translated as MTKPFSQACENNKRPIAQVLKQAFAGTGSVLEIGSGTGQHAVFMARQLPHVHWQTSDQRQYHAGIHQWLADEPASNLLSPLAYKVGVDTCPVSAVDGVFTANTAHIMQGHEVKQMMQDVQQVLPEAGVFCQYGPFTRSGEFSSQSNQDFHQQLLAQGYGGYRDISELESWAGSLSLVRIHTMPANNLLLEWHKQAG; from the coding sequence ATGACTAAACCATTCAGTCAGGCCTGTGAAAATAATAAACGGCCCATCGCGCAGGTGTTAAAACAAGCGTTTGCCGGGACCGGTAGTGTTCTGGAAATAGGCAGTGGCACCGGGCAGCATGCGGTTTTTATGGCGCGTCAGTTGCCTCATGTGCACTGGCAGACCAGCGACCAGCGTCAGTATCATGCCGGTATTCATCAGTGGCTGGCCGATGAGCCTGCGTCTAATCTGTTATCGCCGCTGGCCTACAAGGTGGGTGTCGATACCTGTCCGGTCAGCGCGGTCGATGGCGTGTTTACCGCCAACACTGCCCACATCATGCAGGGTCATGAAGTAAAGCAAATGATGCAGGATGTACAGCAGGTACTGCCCGAGGCAGGCGTATTCTGTCAGTATGGTCCGTTTACCCGCAGCGGTGAGTTTTCCAGCCAGAGCAACCAGGATTTTCATCAGCAGCTGCTGGCACAGGGTTATGGCGGATATCGGGATATCAGTGAGCTGGAAAGCTGGGCCGGCAGTTTGTCGCTGGTGCGTATTCACACCATGCCGGCTAATAATCTGTTACTTGAATGGCATAAACAGGCCGGCTAA
- a CDS encoding homocysteine S-methyltransferase family protein translates to MTSDRIEQLFEAARNRILILDGAMGTMIQQHKLEEQDYRGSQYANWHCDVKGNNDLLAITQPSLIYDIHCAYLEAGADIIETNTFNATTIAMADYDMQAESRKINLAAAKLARDAVEEYNHRTPDKPRFVAGVLGPTNRTASISPDVNDPGKRNVTFDELVEAYTESCEALIEGGSDLIMIETVFDTLNAKAAIFAVETVFDKQGFRLPVMISGTITDASGRTLSGQTAEAFYYSMRHASPFSFGLNCALGPDLLRQYVAEVAGVSQCLVSAHPNAGLPNEFGEYDLQADEMAAHIGEWAKAGLVNIVGGCCGSTPEHIKAMADAVADCAPRVIPQFEVKMRLSGLEPFVH, encoded by the coding sequence GTGACAAGTGATCGCATTGAGCAGCTATTTGAGGCTGCGCGTAACCGTATTTTGATCCTGGATGGGGCGATGGGCACCATGATCCAGCAACACAAGCTGGAAGAGCAGGACTACCGCGGCTCTCAGTACGCCAACTGGCATTGTGACGTGAAAGGCAATAATGACCTGCTAGCCATCACACAGCCCTCTCTTATCTACGATATTCATTGTGCCTATCTGGAAGCCGGCGCCGATATTATCGAAACCAATACTTTTAACGCGACCACTATTGCGATGGCGGATTACGACATGCAGGCAGAGTCGCGCAAGATCAATCTGGCCGCCGCCAAGCTGGCTCGTGACGCCGTTGAGGAATATAACCACCGCACGCCGGATAAACCACGCTTTGTCGCTGGTGTGCTCGGCCCCACAAACCGCACAGCGTCAATCTCGCCGGATGTGAATGACCCGGGTAAGCGCAATGTCACCTTTGATGAGCTGGTTGAAGCTTACACTGAGTCATGCGAGGCCTTAATTGAAGGCGGCTCTGATCTCATCATGATCGAAACTGTGTTTGATACGCTAAATGCCAAAGCGGCCATTTTTGCCGTGGAAACGGTATTTGATAAACAGGGTTTTCGTCTGCCGGTTATGATATCGGGTACAATAACAGATGCCTCAGGTCGTACGCTTTCAGGCCAGACAGCCGAAGCCTTTTATTATTCTATGCGTCATGCCAGCCCGTTCTCATTTGGCCTGAACTGCGCATTAGGGCCTGACTTGCTGCGTCAGTATGTTGCTGAAGTAGCCGGGGTTTCTCAGTGTCTGGTTTCTGCCCATCCCAATGCCGGCTTACCTAACGAGTTTGGTGAGTATGATTTGCAGGCAGACGAAATGGCAGCCCATATCGGTGAGTGGGCCAAAGCCGGACTGGTAAATATTGTCGGTGGCTGCTGTGGCAGTACCCCTGAGCATATCAAAGCCATGGCGGACGCGGTGGCAGACTGTGCCCCCCGTGTGATTCCGCAGTTTGAAGTAAAAATGCGCCTGTCAGGCCTGGAACCCTTCGTCCATTAA
- a CDS encoding hydrogen peroxide-inducible genes activator, with protein sequence MLPDGKSPSFNQIRYFVTVAKHLNFRRAAHSLGVSQPTLTSQISTLEATLGLTLFERSRSGTLLSAHGHALLQYAENILKSHLSFQEMARNLSDGENTMYRLGIPPTLGPYLLPHILPDIHALKPNLKFYVREAAPNQLMHGLLTGEYDLILSPISQNNSQIQSQPLFFEPLKFVMASDHPLAGRDYVKPEALLGQQVLTLEDRHHFHHQVQEICLRLGANVARDYEGTSLDTLRQMVVMGMGVAFLPGLYIHSELHKPEALHVCELADMPIVRQHVLAWRNTSPARTFFRELSGLMRDIISQRLHEAVTVTESAPS encoded by the coding sequence ATGCTGCCTGACGGAAAATCCCCCTCCTTTAATCAGATCCGATACTTTGTAACCGTGGCTAAACACCTGAACTTTCGCCGGGCTGCACATTCTCTTGGCGTGAGCCAGCCAACCCTGACTAGTCAGATTAGTACGCTGGAGGCTACCCTGGGCCTGACACTGTTTGAACGCTCCCGTTCCGGTACACTGCTCAGCGCCCATGGTCATGCCTTACTTCAGTACGCAGAAAATATCCTAAAAAGCCATTTGAGCTTTCAGGAGATGGCCCGTAACCTGTCTGATGGTGAAAATACCATGTACCGGCTGGGGATACCGCCAACACTCGGGCCTTATTTATTGCCGCACATTCTGCCGGATATCCACGCGCTTAAGCCTAATCTGAAATTCTATGTGCGGGAAGCGGCGCCTAATCAACTGATGCACGGGCTGTTAACCGGTGAATACGATCTGATCCTGTCGCCGATATCACAGAATAATTCGCAGATTCAGAGCCAGCCGTTATTTTTTGAGCCGCTCAAGTTTGTTATGGCTTCTGACCATCCGCTGGCCGGTCGGGATTACGTAAAACCAGAAGCACTGCTGGGCCAGCAGGTACTGACCCTGGAAGACCGGCACCATTTTCATCATCAGGTTCAGGAAATATGTCTGCGGCTGGGCGCTAATGTAGCCAGGGATTATGAAGGCACCAGTCTGGATACATTACGTCAGATGGTGGTTATGGGCATGGGTGTGGCGTTTTTGCCCGGATTGTACATTCATTCTGAACTGCATAAGCCAGAAGCCCTGCATGTGTGTGAGCTGGCCGATATGCCAATTGTACGTCAGCATGTTCTGGCCTGGCGCAATACCTCACCGGCGCGCACCTTTTTCCGCGAGCTATCCGGGTTGATGCGCGATATTATCAGTCAGCGCTTGCACGAAGCGGTAACAGTGACCGAATCTGCTCCCTCCTGA
- the metH gene encoding methionine synthase: MTAEFSTFINIGERTNVTGSARFKRLIMDGEYETALDVARQQVENGAQVIDVNMDEAMLDSVEAMRTFLNLIASEPDISRVPIMIDSSKWEVIEAGLKCVQGKAIVNSISLKEGEAQFIEQATLIKRYGAATVVMAFDESGQADTQARKIEICQRSYKVLTETVGFAPEDIIFDPNIFAVATGIEEHNNYAVDFIEATRIIRQTCPHVHISGGLSNISFSFRGNNPVREAMHSVFLYHAIRAGMDMGIVNAGQLEVYDEIPAQLRDAVEDVILNRRDDATERLLDIAPNYQGDGKAAAKEDLSWREAPVNKRLEHALVKGITDYIIDDTEEARQQAERPLHVIEGPLMDGMNVVGDLFGEGKMFLPQVVKSARVMKKAVAHLQPFIEAEKSDDSKSNGKILLATVKGDVHDIGKNIVGVVLQCNNFEVIDMGVMVQCEKILQTAKEEDVDMIGLSGLITPSLDEMVHVAKEMERQGFDLPLLIGGATTSKAHTAVKIEQNYHAPVAYVANASRAVGVCQKLLNRASRDIFAKELDAEYDKVRAQHARKQPRSRPVTLAEARANCAKPDFSEAPVKPRKMGVTPVTAPIATLRKYIDWTPFFLTWSLAGKYPRILKDEIVGEQAQELFRDANRMLDELQTSGALQARGVVGLFAANRVGDDIEIYADDSRTTLAGVAHHLRQQTLKDKFPNYCLSDFIAPKQSGTEDYIGAFAVTGGIGEDDLADSFKAAGDDYNAIMVKAVADRLAEAFAEYLHEQVRVTYWGYAADEKLSNDDLIREKYQGIRPAPGYAACPEHTEKQLIWDLLNAEQHTTMKLTESYAMWPGASVSGWYFAHPESRYFAVAKIQQDQLQDYAERKQWDVLNAQKWLGPNLDD, from the coding sequence GTGACCGCAGAATTTTCAACATTTATTAATATCGGTGAACGTACCAACGTGACCGGCTCGGCTCGTTTTAAACGACTGATTATGGACGGCGAGTATGAAACTGCTCTGGATGTGGCTCGCCAGCAGGTCGAAAACGGCGCGCAGGTTATTGATGTCAACATGGATGAAGCCATGCTGGACTCCGTCGAGGCCATGCGTACCTTTTTAAACCTGATTGCTTCAGAGCCGGATATCAGCCGGGTGCCTATTATGATCGACTCTTCTAAGTGGGAAGTGATCGAAGCAGGCCTGAAGTGTGTGCAGGGTAAGGCTATCGTGAACTCTATTAGCCTTAAAGAAGGCGAAGCACAGTTTATTGAACAGGCCACACTGATCAAACGTTATGGGGCTGCGACGGTCGTCATGGCCTTTGATGAGTCGGGGCAGGCTGATACTCAGGCCCGTAAAATAGAGATATGCCAGCGCAGTTATAAAGTACTGACTGAAACTGTGGGCTTTGCGCCTGAAGATATTATTTTTGATCCGAATATCTTTGCGGTCGCCACCGGTATTGAAGAGCACAACAATTACGCGGTGGATTTCATTGAGGCCACCCGGATTATTCGCCAGACCTGTCCGCATGTGCATATCTCCGGTGGCTTATCTAATATCTCATTTTCATTTCGGGGTAATAACCCGGTCCGTGAAGCCATGCATTCGGTCTTTTTGTATCACGCCATACGCGCTGGAATGGACATGGGTATTGTAAATGCCGGTCAGCTGGAAGTGTATGACGAGATTCCGGCCCAGCTGCGCGATGCTGTGGAAGATGTGATCCTGAACCGGCGCGATGATGCCACCGAACGCTTACTGGATATTGCCCCTAATTATCAGGGCGATGGTAAAGCGGCAGCCAAAGAAGACTTGAGCTGGCGCGAGGCGCCGGTGAATAAACGCCTTGAACATGCGCTGGTAAAAGGGATTACCGACTACATCATTGATGACACCGAAGAAGCCCGGCAACAGGCCGAGCGTCCGCTGCATGTGATTGAAGGTCCGCTGATGGACGGCATGAACGTGGTCGGCGACTTGTTTGGCGAAGGGAAGATGTTTTTGCCCCAGGTGGTGAAGTCGGCTCGGGTCATGAAAAAAGCCGTGGCCCACTTACAGCCCTTTATCGAAGCAGAAAAAAGCGATGACAGCAAAAGTAACGGTAAGATTCTGCTGGCCACCGTGAAAGGCGATGTTCACGATATTGGTAAAAATATTGTGGGTGTGGTGCTGCAATGTAACAACTTTGAAGTGATCGACATGGGGGTAATGGTGCAGTGTGAAAAAATCCTGCAAACCGCCAAAGAAGAAGATGTCGATATGATTGGGTTGTCAGGGCTGATTACTCCATCGCTTGATGAAATGGTGCACGTGGCCAAAGAAATGGAGCGACAGGGCTTTGACCTGCCACTTTTGATTGGCGGTGCCACCACCTCCAAAGCCCATACCGCCGTGAAAATTGAGCAGAATTACCATGCACCAGTGGCCTATGTCGCCAATGCCAGCCGGGCGGTCGGCGTGTGCCAGAAATTGCTGAACCGGGCCAGCCGGGATATTTTTGCTAAAGAACTGGACGCCGAATATGACAAGGTGCGTGCCCAGCACGCTCGTAAACAACCCCGTTCACGGCCCGTGACGCTGGCAGAAGCGCGGGCCAACTGTGCTAAGCCGGACTTTTCTGAGGCCCCGGTCAAACCCCGGAAAATGGGCGTGACCCCGGTGACCGCACCCATCGCTACATTGCGTAAGTATATAGACTGGACACCATTCTTCCTGACCTGGTCACTGGCAGGCAAGTACCCGCGTATTCTCAAAGATGAGATCGTGGGTGAGCAGGCGCAGGAGCTATTCCGCGATGCCAACCGTATGCTGGATGAACTGCAAACCAGTGGGGCATTGCAGGCCAGAGGCGTGGTGGGATTATTTGCCGCGAACCGGGTCGGGGATGATATTGAAATCTACGCCGATGACAGCCGCACAACACTGGCGGGCGTTGCTCATCATCTGCGTCAGCAAACACTTAAAGATAAGTTCCCGAACTACTGTTTGTCTGACTTTATTGCACCTAAGCAAAGCGGTACTGAAGATTACATCGGTGCCTTTGCGGTAACAGGTGGTATTGGTGAGGATGACTTGGCTGACAGCTTCAAGGCTGCCGGCGACGACTACAACGCGATTATGGTTAAAGCAGTGGCCGACCGTCTGGCCGAAGCGTTTGCTGAATATCTGCACGAACAGGTGCGGGTGACATACTGGGGTTATGCAGCAGATGAAAAGCTTAGCAACGATGATCTTATTCGTGAGAAATATCAGGGGATACGCCCGGCCCCAGGCTATGCTGCCTGTCCCGAACACACGGAAAAGCAGCTTATCTGGGATCTGCTGAACGCTGAGCAGCACACCACCATGAAACTGACCGAAAGCTATGCTATGTGGCCCGGCGCTTCGGTATCCGGCTGGTACTTTGCCCATCCTGAGTCCCGCTATTTTGCAGTTGCCAAAATTCAGCAGGACCAGTTACAGGATTACGCTGAGCGTAAACAGTGGGATGTGCTGAACGCACAAAAATGGCTGGGGCCTAATCTGGATGACTAA